In Vibrio echinoideorum, the following proteins share a genomic window:
- a CDS encoding helix-turn-helix domain-containing protein, translating to MSFTNPIPERLKEARKKAKLSQKALGVRIGMDESSASPRMNQYEKGKHTPDISTLKSIADELGVPLSYFFCEDEISAELAVNLNKLSETDKQKVLEVTARLIEESFENSSPKED from the coding sequence GTGTCATTTACTAACCCAATCCCTGAGCGCCTTAAAGAAGCGCGCAAAAAAGCGAAACTCTCCCAAAAAGCTTTGGGAGTGCGTATAGGTATGGATGAAAGCTCCGCAAGCCCGAGAATGAATCAATACGAAAAGGGAAAACATACACCAGATATCAGTACGTTAAAGTCAATTGCAGATGAGCTTGGTGTGCCTTTGAGTTACTTCTTTTGTGAAGATGAGATTTCTGCGGAGTTAGCTGTGAATCTAAATAAGCTCTCTGAAACGGATAAGCAGAAGGTTCTTGAGGTGACAGCGCGACTTATTGAAGAGTCATTTGAAAATAGTAGTCCGAAAGAGGACTAG
- a CDS encoding IS3 family transposase (programmed frameshift) encodes MTTKKTRIKHAPEFKAEALKLAEKVGVAAAARQLSLYESQIYGWRKAVKKDAKISDREKELATENAKLKRLLAEQAEELDIGKKGRHLLREKSKVDCYEFMLEHLMQYKVVRMAKVFGVSRSGFYYWIDNRHKVTQRNEHRKQLDSKVREVFDDKKERDGARRIQKELEENGNKHDVKTIAASMRRQGLVAKAARKFKCTTDSKHRLPVAPNLLEQDFNATAPNQKWAGDITYLATSEGWMYLAVVIDLYSRQVVGWSMSTRMTATLVCDALSMALFRRGMPEEVIIHSDRGSQYCSKDYRDLIAAHNLKQSMSRKGNCWDNACVESFFHSMKVEAVQYESIMTREEMRQALFEYIEVDYNRTRRHSALGYLSPVNFEKQYVA; translated from the exons ATGACAACTAAGAAAACACGAATTAAACATGCTCCTGAATTTAAAGCCGAAGCGCTTAAGTTAGCAGAGAAAGTCGGTGTCGCTGCCGCCGCACGACAGCTTTCGCTATATGAATCTCAAATTTATGGGTGGCGTAAAGCCGTCAAAAAAGATGCGAAAATCAGCGATAGAGAAAAGGAACTAGCCACTGAAAATGCCAAACTCAAACGATTATTGGCAGAGCAAGCTGAAGAGCTAGATATCG GTAAAAAAGGCCGCCACCTACTTCGCGAAAAATCTAAAGTAGATTGCTATGAGTTTATGCTCGAACACCTGATGCAGTATAAGGTTGTCCGTATGGCTAAGGTGTTTGGGGTTTCTCGAAGTGGGTTTTATTATTGGATTGATAATCGGCATAAAGTCACCCAACGCAACGAACACCGAAAGCAGCTTGATAGCAAAGTTCGTGAAGTCTTTGATGATAAAAAGGAGCGTGATGGTGCAAGGCGCATTCAAAAAGAACTTGAAGAAAATGGTAATAAACACGATGTAAAAACCATCGCCGCGAGCATGAGGCGTCAGGGGTTAGTTGCGAAGGCCGCCCGTAAATTCAAATGTACGACAGACAGTAAGCATAGACTTCCTGTAGCCCCGAATTTGCTTGAGCAAGACTTTAATGCGACAGCACCAAACCAAAAATGGGCTGGAGATATCACTTATCTAGCGACAAGCGAAGGCTGGATGTATTTAGCCGTTGTTATCGACTTGTACTCACGGCAAGTAGTTGGTTGGTCAATGAGTACCAGAATGACCGCAACTCTGGTCTGTGATGCGCTATCAATGGCATTGTTCCGCAGAGGCATGCCAGAAGAAGTGATTATCCATAGTGATAGAGGTAGCCAATATTGTTCAAAAGACTACCGCGACTTAATCGCAGCTCATAATCTAAAGCAAAGTATGAGTAGGAAGGGAAATTGCTGGGACAACGCTTGTGTTGAAAGCTTTTTCCACTCAATGAAAGTAGAAGCCGTCCAATACGAGTCGATAATGACCCGAGAAGAGATGCGTCAAGCACTCTTTGAATACATCGAAGTTGATTATAATCGAACAAGAAGGCACAGTGCTCTTGGGTATCTAAGCCCAGTTAACTTTGAAAAACAATATGTCGCTTAA
- a CDS encoding alanine/ornithine racemase family PLP-dependent enzyme, which produces MNYPRLDIDCGKVHHNAQFLISQLSLKNISVTPVTKAFLGHPIIAQVLIDAGATMLADSRIENLQKMTESGIAIPKMLIRTPMLSQVASVIKYSDMSLNSEVEVIQRLSHAAEQQNCCHGIIIMVELGDLREGVMPHHIIDFIREVISLPNITIKGIGTNLACRYGVAPDDQNMNILSELADGIEATFGISLEIISGGNSASVNWALQRTGLTRVNNLRIGEAIFLGCEPLEHENIKGLHTDAVSLTAEVIESKTKPTLPWGSRGLNAFGEKENLQDRGEVSQAILALGRQDVCVSGLKAPNGIKIMSSTSDHLVLESSQKPLFVGEKVTFSLDYSALLSSMSSRYIHKYFKAPKWRRKEEGAHNATNNCNSLRQCHA; this is translated from the coding sequence GTGAACTACCCTAGGTTAGACATCGATTGTGGGAAAGTTCATCATAACGCTCAGTTCCTGATTTCTCAGCTCTCACTGAAAAATATATCCGTTACGCCTGTAACAAAAGCCTTCCTCGGCCACCCTATCATCGCACAAGTTCTTATTGATGCTGGCGCAACAATGTTAGCCGATTCAAGAATCGAAAATCTTCAAAAGATGACTGAATCTGGCATTGCTATCCCTAAAATGCTGATACGTACACCCATGCTCAGTCAAGTGGCGAGCGTAATAAAATACAGTGATATGAGTTTAAACTCTGAAGTTGAAGTGATTCAGAGGCTTTCACATGCAGCAGAACAACAAAATTGCTGTCACGGTATCATTATTATGGTTGAGCTTGGCGATCTCAGAGAAGGTGTGATGCCCCATCATATTATTGATTTTATCCGAGAAGTTATTTCTTTACCAAACATCACGATAAAAGGAATTGGTACGAATTTGGCCTGTCGGTATGGTGTCGCTCCAGATGATCAAAATATGAATATTCTTTCTGAGCTTGCCGATGGAATTGAAGCTACATTTGGGATCAGTCTAGAAATTATTTCAGGGGGTAATTCTGCTTCAGTTAACTGGGCTCTTCAGAGAACAGGCTTAACTCGAGTAAATAACCTTCGTATAGGAGAAGCAATTTTTTTAGGCTGTGAGCCTTTAGAGCACGAAAATATCAAAGGCTTACATACGGATGCGGTTTCTTTGACCGCTGAAGTGATTGAATCCAAGACTAAACCGACTTTGCCTTGGGGGAGTCGGGGGTTAAATGCTTTTGGTGAAAAAGAAAACCTTCAAGATAGAGGGGAGGTCTCACAAGCTATTCTAGCATTAGGCCGCCAAGATGTTTGTGTCAGCGGGCTTAAGGCTCCGAATGGGATTAAGATCATGTCTTCAACCAGTGATCATCTTGTCCTTGAATCCTCACAGAAACCACTATTTGTAGGGGAAAAAGTCACATTCAGTTTAGATTACAGTGCGCTCTTATCTTCTATGTCTTCACGTTATATCCATAAATATTTTAAGGCACCTAAATGGAGAAGAAAGGAAGAAGGAGCGCATAATGCTACGAACAACTGTAATTCTCTTCGTCAGTGTCATGCTTAA
- a CDS encoding DUF1611 domain-containing protein, whose product MSISTQKLRNIFKLTRIENVEINNDVPHFAPWLPLAQKVNPVIPSAIIYCEGNFGKVDGKTANGLVRHSLSYRILSVIDSESAGLDAGEVLDNKANGIPILANAEEAIIHAESIPDYFIFGIAPSSGFLSDLDKSIILNAMSLGMNIVNGLHEFLTDDPLFLEASLKNNVRIFDTRKPKNKGDLKTFSGKIHNVKCPRIAVMGTDCALGKRTTATILANELTKKGLNVVLIATGQTGIMQGAQYCVALDAVPSQFCAGELESVIVQAYEKENPDLIIIEGQGALSHPAFSTSAFILRGSCPTGVILQHAPKRLYRSDFPDCPMPSIASEINLIETFSNTNVIGLTLNHEDMSLDETRCAIDTYTTEFGLPVTDVLSQPVEHLLHIVTSAFPIIASKLAEKG is encoded by the coding sequence ATGTCCATTTCAACTCAAAAGTTAAGAAACATCTTCAAACTCACTAGAATTGAAAATGTAGAAATCAACAACGACGTACCCCATTTCGCACCTTGGTTACCACTTGCTCAAAAAGTAAATCCTGTCATCCCTTCTGCGATTATATATTGCGAAGGTAATTTTGGTAAAGTTGATGGTAAAACCGCTAACGGGTTAGTGAGGCATTCGTTAAGCTATCGTATTCTATCGGTTATTGATAGTGAGTCTGCTGGCTTAGATGCTGGTGAAGTTCTTGATAACAAAGCCAATGGAATACCTATCCTTGCTAATGCTGAAGAAGCTATCATTCACGCAGAAAGCATTCCTGATTACTTCATTTTTGGCATTGCGCCATCAAGTGGCTTTTTATCTGACTTAGATAAAAGCATCATTTTAAATGCCATGTCACTAGGAATGAACATCGTAAATGGCTTACATGAATTCCTAACCGATGATCCTCTATTTTTAGAAGCCAGCTTAAAGAATAACGTTCGAATATTCGATACTCGCAAACCCAAAAATAAAGGCGATCTGAAAACGTTTAGCGGGAAAATACACAACGTTAAATGTCCGAGAATTGCTGTAATGGGGACGGATTGCGCGCTAGGAAAACGAACAACAGCAACAATATTGGCGAATGAACTGACTAAAAAAGGCCTTAACGTCGTTCTGATTGCCACTGGTCAAACAGGCATTATGCAGGGCGCACAATACTGCGTTGCACTCGATGCTGTTCCTTCACAATTTTGTGCCGGTGAGTTGGAATCTGTCATTGTACAGGCCTATGAAAAAGAAAATCCGGATCTGATTATTATTGAAGGGCAAGGAGCCTTGAGTCACCCTGCGTTTTCAACCAGCGCTTTTATCTTACGTGGCAGTTGTCCAACGGGTGTGATACTGCAACATGCCCCTAAACGTTTATATCGTAGTGATTTTCCTGATTGCCCAATGCCTTCGATTGCCTCAGAAATCAATCTTATCGAAACGTTTTCTAATACCAATGTTATTGGACTAACACTGAATCATGAAGATATGTCGTTGGATGAAACACGTTGTGCGATAGACACTTACACTACCGAATTTGGTTTACCGGTTACTGATGTCTTGTCACAGCCTGTTGAACATCTACTGCACATCGTAACGTCAGCCTTTCCTATAATAGCAAGTAAACTGGCCGAAAAAGGGTGA
- the ltrA gene encoding group II intron reverse transcriptase/maturase — protein MVISKEISASSDGAQWQSIDWKSVEAHVLKLQMRIAKATREKKYSKVKSLQWLLTHSRSAKLLAVKRVSQNKGSKTSGIDGVTWNTDVRRMKAVNQLSRKAYSAKPLKRIYIPKKNGKLRPLGIPCMIDRAQQALHLLALEPVSETLADLNSYGFRTNRSTADAVSQCFKCLALKRSAKWVLEGDIKACFDKIGHQWLMDNITVDKRMLEQWLKSGYVDKGLFYDTDEGTPQGGIISPTLMLMTLAGIEQQIKSTALKKGARANFIGYADDFVVTCSSKEVLVNDIKPLIAGFLAERGLALSEEKTKITHIDDGFDFLGFNHRKYKGKLLIKPSKSNTLLFLRNLRELIKKHATIPVNDLIKLINPKLRGWANYYRHCVAKQIFGYVGHKLFQALWHWAVRRHPTKSKDWVVHKYFLNRKGQWQFHGWQKIMNMDCHFNLFQIAKVPIERHVKIRSAATPFDPQYQEYLAKRKPKRLARNSWNEPASTAL, from the coding sequence ATGGTGATCTCGAAAGAGATTAGTGCATCTTCTGACGGCGCTCAATGGCAGTCCATCGACTGGAAATCCGTTGAAGCACACGTATTGAAGCTTCAAATGCGTATCGCAAAAGCAACTAGAGAAAAGAAATACAGTAAGGTGAAGTCCTTACAGTGGCTCTTGACTCATTCTCGCTCAGCCAAGCTTCTTGCGGTTAAGCGAGTCTCTCAGAATAAAGGCAGTAAAACGTCTGGAATAGACGGTGTCACCTGGAACACAGATGTACGCCGTATGAAAGCAGTCAATCAACTGAGCCGCAAGGCTTACTCTGCAAAACCACTCAAACGTATCTACATTCCCAAAAAGAACGGTAAGCTCAGGCCATTGGGTATTCCATGCATGATTGATAGAGCGCAACAAGCCCTCCACCTTCTAGCATTAGAACCAGTGTCCGAAACGCTTGCCGACCTCAATAGCTATGGGTTTAGGACAAATCGCAGCACGGCTGACGCCGTCAGTCAGTGTTTCAAATGTTTGGCTCTAAAGCGATCAGCGAAATGGGTTCTTGAGGGAGATATTAAGGCTTGCTTCGACAAAATCGGGCATCAATGGCTTATGGACAATATCACGGTAGATAAACGTATGTTAGAACAATGGTTAAAGTCTGGCTATGTGGATAAGGGTCTGTTCTATGATACCGATGAGGGTACACCTCAAGGTGGAATAATCTCTCCAACCTTGATGCTAATGACTCTCGCGGGAATAGAGCAACAAATAAAATCTACAGCCCTGAAAAAGGGGGCTAGAGCCAACTTTATCGGTTACGCGGATGATTTCGTGGTTACTTGCTCTTCAAAGGAAGTGCTAGTGAACGACATCAAACCGTTGATTGCTGGCTTTTTGGCAGAAAGAGGGTTAGCCCTCTCCGAAGAGAAAACGAAGATCACTCATATTGATGATGGCTTTGACTTTCTAGGCTTCAATCACAGGAAGTACAAAGGGAAATTGCTCATCAAGCCGAGCAAATCCAACACGTTGTTATTCTTGAGAAATCTACGAGAACTCATTAAAAAGCACGCAACCATCCCTGTTAACGATCTTATCAAGTTGATAAATCCGAAACTCAGGGGATGGGCGAATTACTATCGCCACTGTGTTGCTAAACAAATATTCGGGTATGTCGGCCACAAACTATTCCAAGCGCTATGGCACTGGGCAGTTAGACGTCATCCAACCAAGTCCAAAGACTGGGTTGTTCATAAGTACTTCCTCAATCGTAAAGGCCAGTGGCAATTTCACGGTTGGCAGAAAATCATGAACATGGACTGTCACTTCAATCTGTTCCAAATAGCGAAAGTGCCTATCGAAAGACACGTGAAAATTAGGAGTGCTGCGACCCCTTTTGACCCTCAATACCAAGAATACTTGGCGAAGAGAAAACCCAAAAGGCTAGCTCGTAACTCTTGGAACGAACCTGCTTCGACTGCTTTATAA
- a CDS encoding SIR2 family protein, which translates to MDKYFEYERDYKSRPHVVLLGAGASVAAIPRGDKNGMKTSVMDGFLEKLGLSEAIEDLNLVTQSDNLEDIYSEIAERDEYADVRSELDTRIRNYFSEFEIPDEPTIYDFLLLSLRKKDLIATFNWDPLLLQAYQRTVKITTYLPDLAFLHGNVLVGYCLEHQHGGNVDNRCPECDEWFSPSRLLYPIAKKNYNDDPYTKNNWKALKNYLSKAYLVTIFGYSAPKTDVEAIDMLKDAWGDINKRNMEDIEFVDIQQEDALVDTWEEFVHTHHYTYTNDFFNSSLARFPRRTTEDLFDRTQNCIWTSPETPFSESMTFSDLRNVVGRLVEEENEHKDSYITLKNR; encoded by the coding sequence ATGGACAAGTACTTTGAATATGAAAGAGATTATAAAAGCCGTCCTCATGTCGTGCTACTTGGTGCTGGCGCTAGTGTGGCAGCTATTCCAAGGGGTGACAAAAACGGAATGAAAACTTCTGTAATGGATGGTTTTTTGGAAAAACTGGGGTTGAGTGAAGCTATCGAAGATTTAAACCTTGTCACTCAAAGCGATAATTTAGAAGATATTTACTCTGAAATTGCTGAAAGAGATGAATATGCAGATGTAAGAAGTGAACTGGATACTAGAATTCGGAACTATTTCAGTGAGTTTGAAATCCCCGATGAACCCACAATCTATGACTTTCTACTTCTTTCTTTGAGAAAAAAGGATCTAATAGCAACATTCAATTGGGACCCTCTGCTACTTCAGGCTTATCAAAGAACCGTCAAAATTACTACCTATTTACCAGATTTAGCGTTCTTACACGGCAATGTCTTGGTTGGATACTGCCTGGAACATCAGCACGGGGGAAATGTAGACAATAGATGCCCAGAATGTGACGAGTGGTTTTCGCCCAGCAGGCTTTTATATCCAATTGCAAAGAAGAATTACAATGATGATCCTTATACCAAGAACAATTGGAAAGCACTAAAAAACTACTTAAGTAAAGCGTATTTAGTGACCATTTTTGGATATAGTGCTCCCAAGACCGACGTTGAAGCCATTGATATGCTTAAAGATGCTTGGGGTGACATTAACAAAAGGAACATGGAGGACATTGAGTTTGTAGATATCCAACAAGAAGATGCACTGGTCGATACGTGGGAAGAGTTTGTTCATACTCATCACTACACATATACCAATGACTTTTTCAATTCCAGCTTAGCTAGGTTTCCTAGACGCACTACTGAGGATTTGTTTGATCGTACACAAAACTGTATCTGGACATCTCCGGAAACACCGTTCTCTGAATCAATGACGTTCTCAGATTTGCGTAATGTCGTTGGCCGTTTAGTCGAAGAAGAAAATGAACACAAAGACAGCTACATAACTCTAAAAAACAGGTGA
- a CDS encoding ATP-binding protein, which translates to MSINVGEVIAVRGTQITLRIFDESSLETMFYDGKKYKGVSIREYIGIKRGFCLIVCIVEGEYLDEKRFEFDDNKIQYIRKVEAKPIGYFEQNQFKEGVKLMPMIKDEAYLLNESQVTKVFSQANDGRFKIGSMLKEELPVSLPWDKIFNSHIGIFGNTGSGKSNTLTRLYAELFRNFEDQLVGKSQFLLVDFNGEYTGDQLIKKTENKKSFNLSTGKREGQKLPLASDHIWNTEILALLFQATANTQTPFINRVIEKRKSQLKNNDDVKDFVVGTFYLCLVNPAQNKESLIHLKVIAKHLQNDALINKLKNFIWFDKHQDKAKFADPKAPGNWHFFDTQADFDTNLRPILDEIDVDKLDAFDELIVRINVQLLRDLLFGNIQFDHIQPLLKRVESAVNDLRKIFDVKDDVRDEFKLLNVISLRRCNQATKKIVPLILAKMFYQEHREKVEEKVSSTLHFIIDEAHNILSQQSSREHEVWKDYRLEMFEEIIKEGRKFGMFLTLASQRPADISPTIMSQLHNFFIHRLVNDKDLFLIDNTISTLDRMSKSLIPNLSKGACVVTGTAFDLPLVMQIDYIKEKKSRPASDDVDLAKLWGLKKEDE; encoded by the coding sequence ATGAGTATTAACGTAGGTGAGGTCATTGCGGTTCGTGGGACACAGATTACGCTGCGAATCTTTGATGAGTCTAGTCTTGAAACGATGTTCTATGACGGAAAGAAATACAAAGGTGTTTCGATACGCGAGTATATTGGGATTAAACGAGGTTTTTGCCTAATTGTTTGTATCGTCGAGGGTGAGTACTTAGATGAAAAAAGGTTCGAATTTGACGACAACAAGATTCAATACATCCGAAAAGTAGAAGCCAAACCTATTGGTTACTTTGAACAGAATCAGTTCAAAGAGGGTGTCAAATTAATGCCCATGATAAAGGATGAAGCTTACCTGCTTAATGAGTCTCAAGTAACCAAGGTCTTTAGTCAGGCAAACGATGGTAGATTCAAAATTGGTTCAATGCTTAAAGAAGAACTACCTGTTTCACTTCCTTGGGACAAAATCTTCAACAGTCATATTGGCATTTTTGGCAACACTGGTAGTGGTAAATCAAACACGCTAACAAGGCTTTATGCTGAACTATTTCGTAACTTTGAAGATCAATTAGTGGGTAAAAGCCAGTTTCTTCTCGTAGATTTCAACGGAGAGTACACTGGTGACCAACTTATAAAAAAAACTGAAAATAAGAAGTCCTTCAATCTGAGCACAGGAAAAAGAGAGGGGCAAAAACTGCCTTTAGCAAGCGATCATATTTGGAACACCGAGATCTTGGCATTGTTGTTTCAAGCAACTGCAAACACACAAACACCATTCATCAATCGAGTGATTGAAAAGCGAAAAAGTCAGCTAAAGAACAATGATGATGTTAAAGATTTCGTCGTAGGTACATTCTACTTATGTCTTGTTAACCCGGCTCAAAATAAAGAGTCTTTGATTCACCTAAAAGTTATCGCCAAACATCTTCAGAATGATGCCCTTATAAATAAACTGAAAAATTTCATTTGGTTTGATAAGCATCAAGATAAAGCCAAGTTCGCAGATCCTAAAGCTCCTGGCAATTGGCACTTCTTTGACACACAAGCTGACTTTGACACGAACCTAAGACCTATTTTAGACGAAATAGATGTAGACAAGCTTGACGCTTTTGATGAGCTAATTGTACGGATAAATGTTCAGCTATTAAGGGATTTACTGTTCGGAAACATTCAATTTGATCACATTCAACCTCTATTAAAGAGAGTAGAAAGTGCAGTTAATGACCTTAGAAAGATTTTTGATGTTAAAGACGACGTCAGAGACGAGTTCAAACTTTTAAATGTTATTTCCCTGAGAAGATGTAATCAAGCAACCAAAAAAATCGTTCCTTTGATACTTGCGAAAATGTTCTATCAAGAGCACCGAGAGAAAGTTGAGGAAAAAGTAAGCAGTACTCTTCATTTCATAATCGATGAGGCTCATAACATCCTTTCCCAACAATCGAGCCGTGAACATGAGGTTTGGAAAGATTACAGACTTGAAATGTTTGAGGAGATTATTAAAGAAGGTCGTAAATTTGGCATGTTCTTAACGCTTGCCAGCCAAAGGCCAGCAGATATATCACCAACGATAATGTCTCAACTTCATAACTTCTTCATTCATCGGCTAGTGAATGACAAAGACTTGTTTCTTATTGATAACACCATTAGCACGTTAGATCGTATGTCAAAGAGCTTGATACCTAACCTTTCAAAAGGGGCATGTGTTGTCACAGGTACAGCCTTTGACTTGCCGTTAGTAATGCAAATTGACTACATAAAAGAGAAAAAAAGTCGACCTGCAAGCGATGACGTTGATTTAGCAAAACTATGGGGACTGAAAAAAGAAGACGAGTAA
- a CDS encoding SLATT domain-containing protein: MQEEVIEQSENTAPPVESALVSWLQRCKDARDGHYKRAEKLFDLSQLLGYVLIYSTIFVTAFSFFTHNPEQVLFWCITKQHIVIFIGCIAAVISGIVSQARFGERAEMHRSSGARYANLARDIEELQLKQKMGLLQNSELSTHINSVIKEWNNLSEDSLLTPHNPTRTNQYGHVLITLFFIIMFFSVAA; encoded by the coding sequence ATGCAAGAAGAAGTTATAGAACAAAGTGAAAATACAGCGCCTCCGGTTGAGAGCGCATTGGTGTCGTGGCTACAACGTTGTAAAGATGCTCGTGATGGTCATTATAAGAGAGCAGAGAAGCTCTTCGATTTGTCGCAACTCCTTGGCTACGTGCTCATCTATTCAACTATATTTGTTACAGCTTTTTCGTTTTTCACTCACAATCCTGAACAAGTTTTGTTTTGGTGTATTACTAAACAACACATTGTCATTTTCATTGGGTGTATCGCAGCGGTAATCTCAGGAATAGTGAGCCAAGCTAGATTCGGAGAAAGGGCTGAAATGCATCGTTCATCAGGAGCTCGCTACGCCAACTTAGCTCGGGATATCGAAGAGCTACAACTCAAACAAAAGATGGGTCTACTGCAGAACAGTGAGCTGTCTACGCACATTAACTCAGTTATTAAAGAGTGGAATAACCTGTCAGAAGATTCGTTGTTGACTCCACACAACCCAACTCGAACAAACCAGTATGGTCACGTTTTGATAACGTTATTTTTCATCATAATGTTTTTCTCCGTGGCAGCCTGA
- a CDS encoding SIR2 family protein, whose amino-acid sequence MTDQLEALPPVPDEIVNAAQNGNLVLFVGAGASMMVGMPSWGGLAYDALRSLVDNGFIDYAELEQLKKLDPKKQLSIADFISQENGQNLDLRSNLKARFESSIYPNINSIKATCVTTNYDHELNPDPLEEQSEKETKQKVNRKSGVANLNAADLKEPGTVIHLHGDIEKPETMIVTTRDYLAHYDEKNVQHFLAELFENYVVLFIGYGLEESEILEHILRRSGVKELDNKRQRFLLQPFFRSEQPLYDRLKVYHQRSFGVHLIGYTRDEKDYQQLEHVVEHWSSKLSVQPPALVDDIALMDRILND is encoded by the coding sequence ATGACAGACCAGCTTGAAGCCCTCCCTCCAGTTCCAGATGAAATAGTTAATGCCGCGCAAAATGGGAATTTAGTACTTTTTGTTGGAGCTGGCGCTTCCATGATGGTTGGAATGCCATCATGGGGAGGCCTTGCTTATGATGCCCTTCGTAGCTTAGTCGATAATGGATTTATTGATTATGCAGAGCTTGAACAGCTAAAGAAATTAGACCCCAAGAAACAGCTTTCCATCGCTGATTTCATTAGCCAAGAAAATGGTCAAAATTTAGATCTTAGATCTAACCTTAAAGCTCGATTTGAAAGCTCTATTTACCCCAATATTAATTCAATTAAGGCCACATGTGTCACTACGAATTATGACCATGAACTTAATCCTGATCCTCTTGAAGAACAGTCTGAAAAAGAGACAAAACAAAAGGTTAATCGAAAGTCTGGCGTAGCAAATTTAAATGCAGCAGATCTCAAAGAACCAGGGACAGTTATTCATTTGCATGGTGATATTGAAAAACCTGAAACTATGATAGTTACGACTCGTGATTATCTCGCTCATTATGACGAGAAGAATGTACAGCATTTCTTAGCAGAGTTGTTTGAAAATTATGTGGTGCTATTTATTGGCTATGGTCTTGAAGAGTCAGAAATTCTAGAACATATTTTGAGGCGTTCAGGTGTCAAAGAGCTGGACAATAAACGACAACGTTTTTTGCTTCAACCATTCTTCAGAAGTGAACAACCTCTTTATGATAGGTTAAAGGTTTACCATCAAAGGTCATTTGGTGTTCACCTGATTGGTTATACGAGAGATGAAAAAGACTATCAGCAGCTTGAACATGTAGTAGAGCATTGGTCTAGTAAGTTAAGTGTTCAGCCACCCGCTTTGGTTGATGATATTGCGTTGATGGATAGGATATTAAATGATTAG
- the istB gene encoding IS21-like element ISVch3 family helper ATPase IstB has translation MNALNDQLKTLRLSHVAKALEQQQEQLTTYAELDFEERLSLLLESEILNRNQSKIQRLKRQAKLRVDAQPSQLIYKEGRNLNRKQMSELLTGSYLYKHQNILVTGPTGAGKTYLACALATSACDQQQTVKYYRLTRLLDDLTAGRLDGSYQKQLQSLAKKTLLILDDWGMEKLTQEHAGHLLEVLEERYQNSSTIVISQLPVREWYNMIGNATVADALMDRLVHNSHRIELGGESMRKLAQSDHLE, from the coding sequence ATGAATGCACTGAACGACCAACTCAAAACCCTACGCTTGAGCCATGTAGCGAAAGCATTAGAGCAGCAGCAAGAGCAACTGACCACCTACGCAGAACTGGACTTCGAGGAAAGGCTAAGCCTACTTCTGGAAAGCGAGATCTTGAATCGCAATCAGAGCAAAATCCAACGCTTAAAACGACAAGCCAAGCTGAGAGTAGATGCGCAGCCGAGCCAACTCATCTATAAGGAGGGACGAAACCTCAATCGTAAACAGATGAGCGAACTTCTGACGGGCAGTTATCTATACAAACACCAGAACATCTTGGTTACAGGCCCAACAGGCGCAGGCAAAACGTATCTTGCCTGCGCACTGGCAACCAGCGCCTGTGACCAACAACAAACGGTTAAGTACTACCGATTAACTCGCTTGCTTGACGACCTGACCGCTGGTCGTCTGGATGGTAGCTATCAAAAGCAACTCCAATCGCTGGCTAAGAAAACCTTACTGATCCTCGACGACTGGGGGATGGAAAAACTCACTCAAGAGCATGCGGGTCACTTATTAGAAGTGCTGGAAGAGCGTTATCAAAACAGCAGCACAATCGTCATCAGCCAGTTACCTGTAAGGGAGTGGTACAACATGATCGGCAACGCCACCGTCGCGGACGCGCTAATGGATCGGTTAGTACACAATAGTCATAGAATAGAACTGGGAGGTGAGTCAATGAGAAAACTGGCGCAATCCGATCACTTAGAGTAA